From the Arvicola amphibius chromosome 2, mArvAmp1.2, whole genome shotgun sequence genome, one window contains:
- the Mrps35 gene encoding 28S ribosomal protein S35, mitochondrial, with protein MAVAALQLRLILCPGTRGLRSFSSAVRPAAGPRPASRSERSMKRKALPPRTEKMDVDQDWPSVYPVAAPFKPSAVPLPVRMGYPVKKGVPLAKEGNLELLKIPNFLHLTPVAIRRHCAALKDFCTEWPAALDSDEKCEKHFPIEIDTADYVSSGPSVRNPKARAVTLRVKLSSLNLDNHAKKKLIKLVGDRYCKNTDVLTITTDRCPLKRQNYDYALYLLTVLYHESWKTEAWEQNKTEEDMEEYVWENSSSESNALRTLLQIRASESGAVPSRDELLGTREVEDYRKSVVQLKNEGENQANLTQYKESVKRLLNLV; from the exons gTCCGGCATCCAGAAGTGAAAGGTCAATGAAAAGAAAG gcGCTGCCTCCGAGGACAGAGAAGATGGACGTTGACCAGGACTGGCCCAGTGTCTACCCGGTTGCAGCGCCATTTAAACCCTCTGCTGTTCCTCTGCCTGTGCGAATGGGATACCCAGTGAAGAAGGGTGTGCCCTTGGCAAAGGAGGGGAATCTAGAGCTGTTGAAG ATCCCAAATTTCCTGCATCTGACTCCTGTGGCGATTAGGAGGCACTGTGCAGCTCTAAAAG ATTTCTGCACGGAGTGGCCAGCTGCACTGGACAGCGATGAGAAATGTGAGAAGCATTTTCCGATCGAGATCGACACAGCTGACTATGTGTCCTCAGGACCATCTGTTCGGAACCCCAAAGCACGAGCGGTGACGCTGAGG gTTAAACTTTCCAGTTTGAATTTAGACAACCATGCAAAGAAGAAACTTATAAAACTTGTAGGAGATCGGTATTGCAAGAACACCGATGTGCTCACTATCACCACAGACAG ATGCCCTCTGAAGAGACAGAACTATGACTACGCGCTGTATCTCCTCACAGTCCTGTATCACGAGTCttgg aaaactGAAGCATGGGAACAAAATAAGACGGAGGAAGACATGGAAGAGTACGTGTGGGAAAATAGCTCCTCGGAGAGCAACGCTCTCCGAACCCTTCTGCAGATTAGAGCTTCGGAGAGCGGTGCGGTGCCCAGCAGGGACGAGCTGCTGGGGACCAGAGAGGTTGAGGATTACCGGAAGTCCGTTGTTCAGCTGAAGAACGAGGGCGAGAACCAGGCAAACCTCACTCAGTACAAAGAGTCCGTGAAGAGACTGTTAAATCTGGTGTGA